The Streptomyces sp. DH-12 genome has a window encoding:
- a CDS encoding carbohydrate ABC transporter permease: MTPPETPIVKEQKRSRLPKSARAGGTLHGGPLAYAILAVFMIVSLFPLVWTAIAASRDNQRLAENPPPFWFGSNLFKNLEIAWKDANLGEAFLNTTIVAGTSAVTIVVLSTIAGFAFAKLRFKGRNALMLVVIGTMMIPPQLSIIPLYMMVAKLDWTDQLQAVIFPSLVSAFGVFFMRQYLLQALPDEVIEAARVDGASSWRVVWHVVFPAARPAMAVLGMLMFVQAWNDFLWPFLVLTQTGNPTVQVAVAGLGRGYTPDQSLIMAGALLGTLPLLLVFAIFGKQIVGGIMQGAVKG; encoded by the coding sequence GTGACGCCCCCCGAGACACCGATCGTCAAGGAGCAGAAGCGCTCGCGCCTGCCGAAGTCGGCGCGGGCCGGCGGCACCCTGCACGGCGGGCCGCTCGCGTACGCGATCCTCGCCGTGTTCATGATCGTGTCGCTGTTCCCGCTGGTGTGGACCGCGATCGCCGCGTCCCGCGACAACCAGCGCCTGGCGGAGAACCCGCCGCCGTTCTGGTTCGGCTCGAACCTGTTCAAGAACCTGGAGATCGCCTGGAAGGACGCCAACCTCGGCGAGGCGTTCCTCAACACCACCATCGTGGCGGGCACCTCCGCGGTCACCATCGTGGTGCTGTCGACGATCGCCGGGTTCGCCTTCGCCAAACTGCGCTTCAAGGGCCGCAACGCCCTGATGCTGGTGGTCATCGGCACGATGATGATTCCGCCGCAGCTCAGCATCATCCCGCTGTACATGATGGTCGCCAAGCTCGACTGGACCGACCAGCTCCAGGCGGTCATCTTCCCGTCGCTGGTGAGCGCCTTCGGGGTGTTCTTCATGCGGCAGTACCTGCTGCAGGCGCTGCCCGACGAGGTCATCGAGGCCGCGCGGGTGGACGGCGCGAGCAGCTGGCGCGTGGTGTGGCACGTGGTCTTCCCGGCCGCGCGGCCGGCCATGGCCGTGCTCGGCATGCTGATGTTCGTGCAGGCGTGGAACGACTTCCTGTGGCCGTTCCTGGTCCTGACGCAGACCGGCAACCCGACCGTGCAGGTCGCGGTCGCGGGTCTCGGCCGCGGGTACACCCCCGACCAGTCCCTGATCATGGCGGGTGCGCTGCTCGGCACGCTGCCCCTGCTGCTGGTCTTCGCGATCTTCGGCAAGCAGATCGTGGGCGGCATCATGCAGGGCGCGGTCAAGGGCTGA
- the orn gene encoding oligoribonuclease, whose protein sequence is MNDRMVWIDCEMTGLSLSDDALIEVAALVTDSELNVLGEGVDIVIRPPERALETMPEVVRAMHTASGLLDELPNGTTLEDAEQRVLAYIKEHVKEPGRAPLCGNSVGTDRGFLLRDMPALEKHLHYRIVDVSSIKELARRWYPRAYFNSPEKNGNHRALADIRESIAELRYYREAVFVPQPGPDSDTAKKIAAKHVLPAQ, encoded by the coding sequence ATGAACGATCGCATGGTGTGGATCGACTGCGAGATGACCGGCCTCTCGCTGTCGGACGACGCGCTCATCGAGGTGGCCGCCCTCGTCACCGACTCCGAGCTGAACGTGCTCGGCGAGGGCGTCGACATCGTCATCCGCCCGCCGGAGCGGGCCCTGGAGACGATGCCGGAGGTGGTGCGCGCGATGCACACCGCGTCGGGGCTGCTCGACGAACTGCCGAACGGCACGACGCTCGAGGACGCCGAGCAGCGGGTCCTCGCCTACATCAAGGAACACGTCAAGGAGCCCGGCAGGGCGCCCCTGTGCGGGAACTCCGTCGGCACCGACCGCGGCTTCCTGCTGCGCGACATGCCCGCCCTGGAGAAGCACCTGCACTACCGGATCGTCGACGTGTCCAGCATCAAGGAGCTGGCCCGCCGCTGGTACCCGCGGGCGTACTTCAACAGCCCCGAGAAGAACGGCAACCACCGGGCGCTCGCCGACATCCGCGAGTCCATCGCGGAGCTGCGCTACTACCGCGAGGCCGTCTTCGTGCCGCAGCCGGGACCCGACTCCGACACCGCGAAGAAGATCGCGGCGAAGCACGTCCTGCCTGCTCAGTAG
- a CDS encoding sugar ABC transporter permease, which translates to MATRSDIAASPVKGGAAPGRAPGSRSADKDDKRRAKLSRRWQRDARWSPYAFVSPFFLLFAAFGLFPLIYTGWASLHQVELTAPTDMNWVGLKNYTRIFDDDFFWNAAQNTLTIGIISTVPQLMIAMGIAHILNYKLRASTFWRVAMLAPYATSIAAATLVFVLLFGRDYGMINWALGAVGIDPIGWQDDKWPGQIAVSTIIIWRWTGYNALIYLAAMQAIPQDLYESAALDGASRWRQFLHVTLPSLRPTILFTVVVSTIGASQVFGEPLLFDPNKGASGGAEHQFQTLGLYLYEQGWVNQHLGRASAIAWTMFAILIVIGLINQLISRRLRASS; encoded by the coding sequence ATGGCCACCCGTTCCGACATCGCCGCGTCCCCCGTCAAGGGGGGCGCGGCCCCGGGCCGTGCGCCCGGCAGCCGCTCCGCGGACAAGGACGACAAGCGCCGGGCCAAGTTGTCCCGCCGCTGGCAGCGCGACGCGCGCTGGAGCCCGTACGCGTTCGTCTCGCCGTTCTTCCTGCTGTTCGCCGCCTTCGGGCTGTTCCCGCTGATCTACACCGGCTGGGCCTCGCTGCACCAGGTCGAGCTGACCGCGCCGACCGACATGAACTGGGTCGGTCTGAAGAACTACACCCGGATCTTCGACGACGACTTCTTCTGGAACGCGGCGCAGAACACCCTGACCATCGGCATCATCTCCACCGTTCCGCAGCTGATGATCGCCATGGGCATCGCCCACATCCTCAACTACAAGCTGCGCGCCTCCACGTTCTGGCGGGTCGCGATGCTCGCGCCGTACGCCACCTCGATCGCCGCCGCGACCCTGGTGTTCGTACTGCTCTTCGGCCGTGACTACGGCATGATCAACTGGGCGCTCGGCGCGGTGGGGATCGACCCGATCGGCTGGCAGGACGACAAGTGGCCCGGCCAGATAGCCGTCTCGACGATCATCATCTGGCGCTGGACCGGCTACAACGCGCTGATCTACCTGGCCGCGATGCAGGCGATCCCGCAGGACCTGTACGAGTCGGCGGCGCTGGACGGCGCCAGCCGCTGGCGGCAGTTCCTGCACGTGACGCTGCCCTCGCTGCGTCCGACGATCCTGTTCACCGTGGTGGTCTCGACGATCGGCGCCAGCCAGGTCTTCGGCGAACCGCTGCTGTTCGACCCCAACAAGGGCGCGTCGGGCGGCGCGGAGCACCAGTTCCAGACGCTCGGCCTGTACCTGTACGAGCAGGGCTGGGTCAACCAGCACCTGGGCCGTGCCTCGGCGATCGCCTGGACGATGTTCGCGATCCTGATCGTCATCGGCCTCATCAACCAGCTCATCTCGCGCCGGCTGCGCGCCAGCAGTTAA
- a CDS encoding fused MFS/spermidine synthase, giving the protein MGRGRSSGRGRTAVEAVTEQVDGGVAELVPDRDRPRAWTLLIDGAPQSHVDLDDPARLSFEYQRRFGHVVDLVAPPGAPLRAVHLGGGAFTLARYVAATRPRSTQQVVERDGALVRLVRRELPPDPRARIRVRTADAREGLAKVPDGWAGLVVADVFGGARTPAHLTSAEFLDEVRRALALGGVYTANLADGPPLTHLRGQVATAAARFAELALIADPAVLRGKRFGNAVLVASDAPLPLAELTRRAASDPLTGRVLHGRDLTGFTGGAAPVTDLRAVASPAPPADVFRRTAP; this is encoded by the coding sequence ATGGGACGGGGCAGGAGCAGCGGACGGGGACGGACGGCCGTCGAGGCCGTCACCGAGCAGGTCGACGGAGGGGTCGCCGAGCTCGTCCCGGACCGCGACCGGCCCCGCGCCTGGACGCTGCTGATCGACGGGGCGCCGCAGTCGCACGTCGACCTGGACGACCCCGCCCGCCTCTCCTTCGAGTACCAGCGCCGCTTCGGGCACGTCGTCGACCTCGTCGCCCCGCCCGGCGCACCGCTGCGGGCCGTGCACCTCGGCGGCGGCGCCTTCACCCTCGCCCGGTACGTCGCCGCCACCCGCCCCCGCTCCACCCAGCAGGTCGTCGAGCGCGACGGGGCGCTGGTGCGACTGGTCCGGCGGGAACTGCCGCCGGACCCCCGGGCACGGATCCGGGTGCGCACGGCGGACGCCCGGGAAGGGCTCGCCAAAGTGCCCGACGGCTGGGCCGGCCTCGTCGTCGCCGACGTCTTCGGCGGGGCCCGCACCCCGGCCCACCTGACCTCGGCCGAGTTCCTCGACGAGGTCCGCAGGGCCCTCGCCCTCGGCGGGGTCTACACCGCCAACCTCGCCGACGGGCCCCCGCTGACGCATCTGCGCGGCCAAGTCGCCACCGCCGCCGCCCGGTTCGCCGAGCTCGCGCTGATCGCCGACCCGGCCGTGCTGCGCGGCAAGCGGTTCGGCAACGCCGTCCTGGTCGCCTCCGACGCGCCGCTGCCGCTCGCCGAGCTGACCCGCCGGGCCGCCTCCGACCCGCTCACGGGCCGGGTCCTGCACGGCCGGGACCTCACCGGCTTCACCGGCGGCGCGGCCCCGGTGACCGACCTCAGGGCGGTGGCGTCACCGGCGCCGCCCGCCGACGTCTTCCGCCGAACCGCGCCGTGA
- a CDS encoding GH1 family beta-glucosidase: MSDSATPATPVTFPPAFLWGAATSAYQIEGAVREDGRTPSIWDTFSHTPGKTAGGDTGDIAVDHYHRYRDDVALMADLNLQTYRFSVSWSRVQPTGRGPAVQRGLDFYRRLVDELLDKGIKPAVTLYHWDLPQELEDAGGWPERDTAHRFAEYAKIVGEALGDRVETWMTLNEPWCSAFLGYASGVHAPGRTDPAAALKAAHHLNLAHGLGTKALRSVMPARNQISLSLNTSVVRPLNPGDPADVAAARKIDDLSGGIFHGPILHGAYPETLLEATSSVIDWSCIQDGDLDTIHQPIDALGLNYYTPTLVSAADPDDKGPRADGHGTSEHSPWPAADDVAFHQSPGEQTEMGWSVDPTGLHELIMRYHREAPGLPLYITENGAAYDDKPDAEGKVHDPERVAYLHGHLSAVRRALDDGADVRGYFLWSLLDNFEWAYGYEKRFGAVYVDYVSQKRTPKSSALWYARAAKEGVLPDLEGI, from the coding sequence ATGTCTGACTCCGCCACGCCGGCGACCCCGGTGACCTTTCCTCCGGCCTTCCTCTGGGGCGCCGCGACCTCCGCGTACCAGATCGAGGGGGCGGTGCGGGAGGACGGACGTACCCCTTCCATCTGGGACACCTTCAGCCACACGCCGGGCAAGACGGCGGGCGGCGACACCGGTGACATCGCCGTCGACCACTACCACCGCTACCGCGACGACGTGGCGCTGATGGCCGACCTCAACCTCCAGACCTACCGCTTCTCCGTGTCCTGGTCCCGCGTGCAGCCCACCGGCCGCGGCCCGGCCGTGCAGCGCGGTCTGGACTTCTACCGCCGGCTGGTCGACGAGCTGCTGGACAAGGGCATCAAGCCGGCCGTCACCCTCTACCACTGGGACCTGCCGCAGGAGCTGGAGGACGCGGGCGGCTGGCCGGAGCGCGACACCGCCCACCGCTTCGCCGAGTACGCGAAGATCGTGGGCGAGGCGCTCGGCGACCGCGTCGAGACGTGGATGACGCTCAACGAGCCCTGGTGCAGCGCCTTCCTCGGCTACGCCTCCGGGGTGCACGCCCCCGGCCGCACCGACCCGGCCGCCGCGCTGAAGGCCGCCCACCACCTCAACCTGGCGCACGGCCTGGGCACCAAGGCGCTGCGCTCGGTGATGCCGGCCCGCAACCAGATCTCCCTCAGCCTCAACACCTCCGTGGTGCGCCCGCTGAACCCGGGCGACCCGGCGGACGTGGCGGCGGCCCGCAAGATCGACGACCTGTCGGGCGGCATCTTCCACGGCCCGATCCTGCACGGCGCCTACCCGGAGACGCTGCTGGAGGCGACCTCCTCGGTCATCGACTGGTCGTGCATCCAGGACGGCGACCTGGACACGATCCACCAGCCGATCGACGCGCTCGGCCTCAACTACTACACGCCGACCCTGGTGTCGGCCGCCGACCCGGACGACAAGGGCCCGCGCGCCGACGGCCACGGGACGAGCGAGCACTCGCCGTGGCCCGCCGCCGACGACGTGGCGTTCCACCAGTCGCCGGGCGAGCAGACCGAGATGGGCTGGTCGGTCGACCCGACCGGGCTGCACGAGCTGATCATGCGCTACCACCGCGAGGCTCCCGGCCTTCCCCTCTACATCACGGAGAACGGCGCCGCCTACGACGACAAGCCGGACGCCGAGGGCAAGGTCCACGACCCGGAGCGCGTCGCCTACCTGCACGGCCACCTCTCCGCGGTGCGCCGGGCCCTCGACGACGGCGCCGACGTGCGCGGCTACTTCCTGTGGTCGCTGCTGGACAACTTCGAGTGGGCGTACGGCTACGAGAAGCGCTTCGGCGCGGTGTACGTCGACTACGTCAGCCAGAAGCGGACGCCGAAGTCGAGCGCGCTGTGGTACGCGCGGGCGGCCAAGGAGGGTGTGCTTCCGGACCTCGAGGGCATCTGA
- a CDS encoding HAMP domain-containing sensor histidine kinase has protein sequence MRWALVKVSLAVTAMVVVAFAVPLGLVVREMARDRAFAGAEREAAAVAPALSITTDRAELERVVASAGSDASMAVHLPAAAGGQAVDTGERRASDEDIAAVRELGRASTSTVPGGSALLQPVALSSGEIAVVEVFVPESEVTNGVGTAWAVLAGVGLALIVGSVAVADRLGVRMVRPAQRLVEGAHELGEGKLGARVPEEGPTELRLAAVAFNSMADQVVQLLANERELAADLSHRLRTPLTVLRLNAASLGDGPAAEQTRAAVEQLEREVDTIIRTARDAKPQTAAAGPGAGCDTAEVVRERMAFWSALAEDEGRKWRVAGADRPVRVPVARADLAAALDALLGNVFRHTPEGTAFAVDVHNGEDAVIVLVSDAGPGIADPGAAMARGRGSGADGSTGLGLDIVRRLAESTGGDVRIGRSVLGGTEVRVWIQLDGRDRPPRRRGHRGSVRRRRTSRCALPLNRSRPLP, from the coding sequence ATGAGATGGGCCCTGGTGAAGGTGTCGCTGGCGGTGACCGCGATGGTCGTGGTGGCCTTCGCCGTCCCGCTCGGTCTGGTCGTCCGCGAGATGGCCCGTGACCGCGCCTTCGCCGGCGCCGAGCGGGAGGCCGCGGCCGTCGCCCCCGCGCTGTCCATCACCACCGACCGCGCCGAGCTCGAACGGGTCGTCGCCTCGGCCGGCTCCGACGCCTCCATGGCCGTGCACCTCCCGGCGGCCGCCGGTGGACAGGCCGTGGACACAGGGGAGCGGCGGGCCTCCGACGAGGACATCGCCGCCGTGCGCGAGCTGGGCCGCGCCTCCACCTCCACCGTGCCCGGCGGCTCGGCCCTGCTCCAGCCGGTCGCGCTCAGCTCCGGCGAGATCGCCGTCGTCGAGGTGTTCGTCCCGGAGTCCGAGGTCACCAACGGCGTCGGCACGGCGTGGGCGGTCCTCGCGGGCGTCGGCCTCGCCCTGATCGTCGGCTCGGTCGCGGTCGCCGACCGGCTGGGCGTGCGGATGGTGCGCCCCGCCCAGCGGCTGGTCGAGGGGGCGCACGAGCTGGGCGAGGGCAAGCTGGGCGCCCGCGTGCCCGAGGAGGGACCGACCGAACTGCGCCTGGCCGCCGTGGCGTTCAACTCCATGGCCGACCAGGTCGTCCAGCTCCTCGCCAACGAGCGGGAGCTGGCCGCCGACCTGTCCCACCGGCTGCGCACCCCGCTCACCGTGCTGCGGCTCAACGCCGCCTCGCTGGGCGACGGCCCGGCGGCCGAGCAGACCCGGGCGGCGGTCGAGCAGCTGGAGCGCGAGGTCGACACCATCATCCGCACCGCCCGCGACGCCAAGCCGCAGACGGCCGCCGCCGGACCCGGCGCGGGCTGCGACACGGCCGAGGTGGTGCGCGAGCGGATGGCGTTCTGGTCGGCGCTCGCCGAGGACGAGGGCCGCAAGTGGCGCGTGGCCGGGGCGGACCGGCCGGTGCGCGTCCCCGTGGCCCGCGCCGACCTGGCCGCCGCCCTCGACGCCCTGCTCGGCAACGTCTTCCGGCACACCCCCGAGGGCACCGCCTTCGCCGTCGACGTGCACAACGGCGAGGACGCGGTGATCGTGCTCGTCTCCGACGCGGGCCCCGGCATAGCCGACCCCGGCGCGGCGATGGCCCGCGGCCGGGGTTCCGGCGCGGACGGCTCCACCGGCCTGGGCCTGGACATCGTGCGCCGCCTCGCCGAGTCCACGGGCGGCGACGTGCGGATCGGCAGGTCGGTGCTCGGCGGGACCGAGGTGCGCGTCTGGATCCAGCTCGACGGCCGCGACCGGCCGCCGCGGCGGCGCGGGCACCGGGGGAGCGTCCGCCGGCGCCGGACGAGCCGCTGCGCGCTGCCCCTCAACCGCTCCCGACCCCTTCCTTGA
- a CDS encoding extracellular solute-binding protein has product MRARTLPLTRQRSGGGQPFARKALAVAAVVSLGTGLLAGCADDGGDDSSGGSSSGEGKTTITLGLFGTMGFKEAGLYAEYEKLNPDIKIQENVVERNENYYPALVNHLTTNSGLMDVQAIEVANIAEVVNTQADKFTDMSKVEGVKKDGWLPWKWEQATTKDGQTIGLGTDVGPMAICYRKDLFEKAGLPSEREEVGKLWAGDWNKFIATGEKYKEAAGKDSFFMDSPGGLLNAVLSSEKEKFYDASGEVVYKTNPAVRAAFDLTAEAAEKGLVQSQTQFQPAWDTTIANSKFATVACPPWMLGYIKGKSKPEAAGKWDVAVAPKSGNWGGSFLGVPKSGKNVEEAQKLVAWLTAPEQQAKLFKVQGSFPSAPAAYTSPEVTGATNEMTGDAPIGQIFSEAAKQIPVQVIGPKDQIIQQGLTDNGVILVTKGKSAEEAWETATKTIDNNLDK; this is encoded by the coding sequence ATGCGAGCACGTACCCTGCCCCTCACCAGGCAGCGGTCGGGCGGGGGCCAGCCCTTCGCCCGCAAGGCCCTGGCCGTCGCGGCCGTCGTGTCGCTGGGCACCGGGCTGCTGGCCGGCTGCGCCGACGACGGCGGAGACGACAGCTCCGGTGGTTCCTCGTCCGGCGAGGGCAAGACCACGATCACCCTGGGTCTGTTCGGCACCATGGGCTTCAAGGAGGCGGGCCTCTACGCCGAGTACGAGAAGCTCAACCCGGACATCAAGATCCAGGAGAACGTGGTCGAGCGGAACGAGAACTACTACCCCGCCCTCGTCAACCACCTGACCACCAACAGCGGGCTGATGGACGTGCAGGCGATCGAGGTCGCCAACATCGCCGAGGTCGTCAACACCCAGGCGGACAAGTTCACGGACATGTCCAAGGTCGAGGGGGTGAAGAAGGACGGCTGGCTGCCCTGGAAGTGGGAGCAGGCCACCACCAAGGACGGCCAGACCATCGGTCTCGGCACGGACGTCGGCCCGATGGCCATCTGCTACCGCAAGGACCTCTTCGAGAAGGCCGGTCTGCCGAGCGAGCGCGAGGAGGTCGGCAAGCTGTGGGCGGGCGACTGGAACAAGTTCATCGCCACCGGTGAGAAGTACAAGGAGGCGGCCGGCAAGGACTCCTTCTTCATGGACTCCCCCGGCGGTCTGCTGAACGCCGTCCTCAGCAGTGAGAAGGAGAAGTTCTACGACGCCTCCGGCGAGGTCGTCTACAAGACCAACCCGGCCGTGCGGGCCGCCTTCGACCTGACCGCCGAGGCCGCCGAGAAGGGCCTGGTCCAGTCGCAGACGCAGTTCCAGCCCGCCTGGGACACCACCATCGCCAACAGCAAGTTCGCCACCGTCGCCTGCCCGCCGTGGATGCTCGGCTACATCAAGGGCAAGTCGAAGCCGGAGGCCGCCGGCAAGTGGGACGTGGCCGTGGCTCCGAAGTCCGGCAACTGGGGCGGCTCCTTCCTGGGCGTGCCGAAGAGCGGCAAGAACGTCGAGGAGGCGCAGAAGCTGGTCGCCTGGCTGACCGCGCCCGAGCAGCAGGCCAAGCTGTTCAAGGTCCAGGGCAGCTTCCCGAGCGCCCCGGCCGCGTACACCAGCCCCGAGGTGACCGGGGCCACGAACGAGATGACCGGTGACGCGCCGATCGGCCAGATCTTCTCCGAGGCCGCCAAGCAGATCCCGGTCCAGGTGATCGGCCCGAAGGACCAGATCATCCAGCAGGGTCTGACCGACAACGGCGTCATCCTCGTGACGAAGGGCAAGTCGGCCGAGGAGGCCTGGGAGACGGCCACCAAGACCATCGACAACAACCTGGACAAGTGA
- a CDS encoding helix-turn-helix domain-containing protein yields MSHDSTAAPENTARKLSGRRRKEIVAVLLFSGGPIFESSIPLSVFGVDRQDAGVPRYRLLVCGGEEGPLRTTGGLELTAPHGLEAISRAGTVVVPAWRSITSPPPDEALDALRRAHEEGARIVGLCTGAFVLAAAGLLDGRPATTHWMYAPTLAKRYPSVHVDPRELFVDDGDVLTSAGTAAGIDLCLHIVRTDHGNEAAGALARRLVVPPRRSGGQERYLDRSLPEEIGADPLAEVVAWALEHLHEQFDVETLAARAYMSRRTFDRRFRSLTGSAPLQWLITQRVLQAQRLLETSDYSVDEVAGRCGFRSPVALRGHFRRQLGSSPAAYRAAYRARRPQAERGQDTETAQGAPGGGVPSGRPEPSGHPVSQTLYPDGAVPHQSRRTAAAGALGSSLSASAPGVPGQRGAH; encoded by the coding sequence ATGAGCCACGACTCCACTGCCGCGCCGGAAAACACGGCCCGGAAGCTCTCCGGGCGCCGCCGCAAGGAGATCGTCGCGGTGCTGCTGTTCAGCGGCGGCCCCATTTTCGAAAGTTCCATACCGCTGTCGGTGTTCGGGGTTGACCGCCAGGACGCCGGCGTGCCGCGCTACCGCCTGCTGGTGTGCGGCGGCGAAGAGGGCCCGCTGCGGACCACAGGGGGCCTGGAACTCACCGCGCCACACGGCCTGGAGGCGATATCCCGGGCGGGCACCGTCGTGGTGCCGGCCTGGCGATCGATCACCTCCCCGCCGCCGGACGAGGCCCTGGACGCGCTGCGCCGGGCCCACGAGGAGGGCGCCCGCATCGTCGGACTGTGCACCGGCGCCTTCGTCCTCGCGGCGGCGGGTCTGCTGGACGGCCGTCCCGCGACCACCCACTGGATGTACGCGCCGACGCTGGCCAAGCGCTATCCGTCGGTGCACGTCGATCCACGCGAGCTGTTCGTGGACGACGGCGACGTGCTGACGTCCGCGGGCACCGCGGCCGGCATCGACCTGTGCCTGCACATCGTGCGCACGGACCACGGCAACGAGGCGGCCGGCGCGCTCGCCCGGCGCCTGGTGGTCCCGCCGCGCCGCAGCGGCGGCCAGGAGCGCTACCTCGACCGGTCTTTACCGGAGGAGATCGGCGCCGACCCGCTCGCCGAGGTCGTCGCCTGGGCGCTGGAGCACCTCCACGAGCAGTTCGACGTGGAGACCCTCGCGGCCCGCGCGTACATGAGCCGCCGCACCTTCGACCGCCGGTTCCGCTCGCTGACCGGCAGCGCCCCGCTGCAGTGGCTGATCACGCAGCGGGTGCTCCAGGCGCAGCGCCTGCTGGAGACGTCGGACTACTCGGTCGACGAGGTCGCCGGACGCTGCGGCTTCCGCTCGCCGGTGGCGCTGCGCGGCCACTTCCGGCGCCAGCTCGGCTCGTCCCCGGCCGCCTACCGGGCCGCGTACCGGGCCCGGCGCCCGCAGGCCGAGCGCGGCCAGGACACCGAGACCGCGCAGGGCGCCCCGGGAGGCGGCGTCCCGTCCGGCAGGCCGGAGCCCTCGGGGCACCCGGTGTCGCAGACGCTGTACCCGGACGGCGCGGTCCCGCACCAGTCGCGCCGGACGGCGGCGGCCGGCGCGCTGGGGTCGTCCCTGAGCGCCTCGGCGCCGGGCGTCCCGGGACAGCGCGGCGCGCACTGA
- a CDS encoding LacI family DNA-binding transcriptional regulator yields the protein MASHGVRGRSGGRPTLEEVAARAGVGRGTVSRVINGSPRVSEATRAAVEAAVAELGYVPNTAARALAANRTDAIALVVPEPETRFFTEPYFSDMLRGVGAALSDTEMQLLLIFAGSDRERQRLAQYLAAHRVDGVLLVSVHADDPLPDMLSQLEIPAVISGPRSADETLTSVDSDNYGGARQAVEHLIGRGRRTVAHITGRLDVYGAQRRVDGYRDALREAGHTVDELLIEPGDFSEDGGRRAMEALLERRPDLDAVFAASDVTAAGARQVLREAGRRIPDDVALVGYDDSAIARHMEPPLTSVRQPIEEMGRAMTDLLLAEVADRRPSATRELERRQVVLATELVERASS from the coding sequence ATGGCAAGCCACGGAGTGCGGGGTCGCAGCGGTGGCCGCCCCACCCTCGAAGAGGTGGCGGCGCGCGCCGGAGTCGGCCGCGGCACCGTGTCGCGCGTGATCAACGGCTCCCCCCGGGTGAGCGAGGCCACGCGCGCCGCCGTCGAGGCGGCCGTCGCCGAGCTGGGCTACGTCCCCAACACGGCGGCCCGCGCCCTGGCGGCCAACCGCACCGACGCGATAGCGCTCGTGGTGCCCGAGCCCGAGACCCGGTTCTTCACCGAGCCCTACTTCTCCGACATGCTCCGCGGCGTCGGCGCCGCGCTCTCCGACACCGAGATGCAGCTCCTGCTGATCTTCGCGGGCAGCGACCGGGAGCGGCAGCGGCTCGCGCAGTACCTGGCCGCGCACCGCGTGGACGGCGTGCTGCTGGTCTCGGTGCACGCCGACGACCCGCTGCCCGACATGCTGTCCCAGCTGGAGATCCCCGCCGTGATCAGCGGCCCCCGCTCGGCGGACGAGACGCTCACCTCGGTGGACTCCGACAACTACGGCGGCGCCCGGCAGGCCGTCGAGCACCTCATCGGCCGGGGCCGCCGCACCGTCGCGCACATCACCGGCCGCCTGGACGTCTACGGCGCCCAGCGCCGCGTCGACGGCTACCGGGACGCGCTGCGCGAGGCGGGCCACACGGTGGACGAGCTGCTGATCGAGCCGGGCGACTTCTCCGAGGACGGCGGCCGCCGCGCGATGGAGGCCCTGCTGGAGCGCCGCCCCGACCTGGACGCGGTCTTCGCCGCCTCCGACGTCACGGCGGCCGGCGCCCGCCAGGTGCTGCGCGAGGCGGGCCGCCGCATCCCGGACGACGTGGCGCTGGTCGGCTACGACGACTCCGCCATCGCCCGTCACATGGAGCCGCCGCTGACCAGCGTGCGCCAGCCGATCGAGGAGATGGGCCGGGCGATGACCGACCTGCTGCTCGCCGAGGTCGCCGACCGACGCCCGTCCGCGACGCGGGAGCTGGAGCGGCGTCAGGTGGTGCTGGCCACGGAGCTGGTGGAACGCGCGTCGTCGTGA
- a CDS encoding response regulator transcription factor yields the protein MASVLVVEDDQFVRSALIRQLTDASHTVRSVGTALEALREVAHFRFDVVVLDLGLPDLDGSEALKMLRGITDVPVIVATARDDETEIVRLLNAGADDYLTKPFSVEHLSARMAAVLRRARSGGGAAAPSPVIRVGGLTVDPLRRQAELDGVRLDLTRREFDLLAFLAGRPGVVVSRRELLAEVWQQSYGDDQTIDVHLSWLRRKLGETAARPRYLHTLRGVGVKLEPPAGAAGPAQAPGAEPPR from the coding sequence ATGGCAAGTGTTCTCGTGGTCGAGGACGACCAGTTCGTACGTTCGGCGCTCATACGGCAGCTGACCGACGCCTCGCACACCGTGCGCAGCGTCGGGACCGCGCTGGAGGCGCTGCGCGAGGTCGCCCATTTCCGCTTCGACGTGGTCGTCCTGGACCTCGGCCTGCCGGATCTCGACGGCTCCGAGGCCCTGAAGATGCTCCGCGGCATCACCGACGTCCCGGTCATCGTCGCCACCGCCCGCGACGACGAGACGGAGATCGTGCGGCTGCTCAACGCCGGCGCGGACGACTACCTGACCAAGCCGTTCTCCGTCGAGCACCTCTCCGCGCGGATGGCGGCCGTGCTGCGCCGCGCCCGCTCCGGCGGCGGCGCGGCCGCGCCCTCCCCGGTGATCCGGGTCGGCGGCCTCACCGTCGACCCGCTGCGCCGTCAGGCCGAACTGGACGGCGTGCGACTCGACCTGACCCGGCGTGAGTTCGACCTGCTCGCCTTCCTCGCCGGACGGCCCGGGGTGGTCGTGTCCCGCCGGGAGCTGCTCGCCGAGGTGTGGCAGCAGTCGTACGGCGACGACCAGACCATCGACGTCCATCTGTCCTGGCTGCGCCGGAAGCTGGGCGAGACCGCCGCCCGCCCCCGCTATCTGCACACCCTGCGGGGCGTCGGCGTGAAGCTGGAGCCGCCGGCCGGCGCGGCCGGACCCGCGCAGGCGCCCGGAGCGGAGCCGCCCCGATGA